The proteins below come from a single Gossypium raimondii isolate GPD5lz chromosome 2, ASM2569854v1, whole genome shotgun sequence genomic window:
- the LOC105788653 gene encoding respiratory burst oxidase homolog protein C isoform X1, protein MQKMSSDDGIYHHHHSGKEVLGTDKVPHIGPLSGSLNKRAGRKGSRFNLPGSSSSKGDDYVEITLDVGDDSVAVHSLKATNGDDLQDDAELTLLAKGLEKKSSVGSSMVRNASAKIKQVGQELKRLTSLSKKPSRFDRTKSAVAHALKGLKFISKTDCGHGWVAVEKLFDEISASNNGVLPRSRFGECIGMESKEFAGQLFDALARKRNLQFDSIDKAHLKEFWDQISNQSFDARLQTFFDMVDKDADGRITEEEVKEIISLSASANKLSNIQKQAEEYAALIMEELDPDNLGFIMIHNLEMLLLQGPDQSVRGESRNLSQMLSQKLKPTYDYNPVRRFYRDTMYFLLDNWQRVWVMALWIGAMCGLFTYKYIEYRQREDVFEVMGHCVCFAKGAAETLKLNMALILLPVCRNTITWLRNKTKLGAVVPFDDNLNFHKVIAVGISIGVGIHGISHLACDFPRLLHATPDEYEPIEKYVGEQAKSYWHFVKHIEGVTGVIMVVLMAFAFTLATPMFRRGRMKLPKPLNKLTGFNAFWYSHHLFVIVYTLLIAHGIKLFLTKKWYKKTTWMYLAIPVFLYICERLTRLLRSSIEAVTIQKVAVYPGNVLALHMSRPRGFRYKSGQYIFVNCDVVSPFEWHPFSITSAPGDDYVSVHIRTLGDWTGQLRTVFSKVCKQPTNGKSGLLRADCLQGNNNPEFPRVLIDGPYGAPAQDYKKYEVVLLVGLGIGATPMISIVKDIVHNIRSMAEDEDEELSSALENGVAINNKTSSRSPPNPKTRENFKTKRAYFYWVTREQGSFDWFKGIMNEVAEMDHDHVIELHNYCTSVYEEGDARSALITMLQSLNHAKNGVDVVSGTRVKSHFAKPNWRSVYKHIAVNHNNARVGVFYCGAPALTKVLSQLASDFSHKTSTKFDFHKENF, encoded by the exons ATGCAGAAAATGAGTTCAGATGATGGAATTTATCACCATCATCATTCTGGCAAAGAGGTTTTAGGAACCGATAAAGTGCCCCATATCGGTCCATTGAGTGGCTCTTTGAACAAAAGGGCAGGGCGGAAAGGTTCCCGGTTTAACCTCCCCGGCTCAAGTTCTTCCAAAGGCGATGACTATGTTGAGATTACCCTGGACGTTGGCGATGATTCCGTGGCGGTTCACAGTCTAAAGGCAACAAATGGAGATGATTTGCAAGACGACGCTGAGCTAACTTTGCTGGCTAAAGGTCTTGAGAAGAAATCTAGCGTGGGTTCATCAATGGTGAGGAATGCTTCGGCAAAGATTAAGCAAGTGGGACAAGAATTGAAGCGCTTAACATCGTTATCCAAGAAGCCTTCTCGCTTTGATAGGACAAAGTCTGCAGTAGCTCATGCTCTAAAGGGGCTTAAGTTTATAAGCAAGACTGATTGTGGACATGGATGGGTTGCTGTGGAGAAGCTGTTTGATGAAATTTCTGCTTCTAACAATGGAGTTTTGCCTCGTTCACGATTTGGCGAATGCATAG GAATGGAGTCAAAGGAATTTGCTGGGCAGTTGTTTGATGCTCTTGCTCGAAAACGAAACCTTCAATTTGATTCCATTGATAAGGCTCACCTCAAAGAGTTTTGGGATCAGATCTCGAATCAAAGCTTCGATGCCAGGCTTCAAACTTTCTTTGACAT GGTGGATAAAGATGCAGATGGAAGAATTACTGAGGAGGAAGTTAAAGAG ATTATCAGTCTCAGTGCCTCTGCAAACAAACTCTCAAACATCCAGAAACAAGCTGAGGAATATGCAGCCTTGATTATGGAAGAATTAGACCCTGACAACCTAGGATTCATCATG ATACACAATCTGGAAATGCTCCTGTTGCAAGGACCAGACCAATCTGTAAGAGGAGAAAGCCGGAACCTTAGCCAAATGCTAAGCCAGAAGCTTAAGCCTACATATGACTACAACCCAGTGAGGAGATTCTACCGAGACACCATGTATTTCTTGCTAGATAACTGGCAGAGAGTGTGGGTGATGGCCCTCTGGATTGGGGCCATGTGTGGTCTGTTTACATACAAATATATCGAGTATCGACAGAGGGAAGATGTGTTTGAAGTAATGGGGCATTGTGTTTGCTTTGCCAAAGGTGCCGCTGAGACACTTAAATTGAACATGGCTTTGATATTGCTACCAGTCTGTCGTAACACCATAACCTGGTTAAGGAACAAGACCAAGTTAGGAGCTGTTGTTCCTTTTGATGACAACCTCAACTTCCATAAG GTAATTGCAGTTGGAATTTCAATTGGGGTTGGCATACATGGGATTTCCCATTTGGCATGTGATTTTCCCAGACTGCTTCATGCCACACCTGATGAGTATGAAccaattgaaaaatatgttggAGAACAAGCCAAGAGCTACTGGCATTTTGTGAAGCATATTGAAGGGGTAACTGGGGTTATAATGGTGGTTTTAATGGCCTTTGCTTTCACGCTCGCCACGCCTATGTTCAGGCGGGGTAGGATGAAGCTTCCAAAGCCTCTAAACAAGCTCACTGGCTTCAATGCCTTCTGGTATTCTCACCATTTATTTGTCATTGTTTATACTCTCCTCATCGCGCATGGAATCAAGCTCTTCTTGACCAAGAAATGGTACAAGAAAACA ACTTGGATGTACTTGGCAATTCCAGTTTTCCTATATATATGTGAAAGATTGACAAGATTGCTTAGATCAAGCATCGAGGCTGTTACCATACAAAAG GTTGCTGTTTATCCTGGAAATGTACTAGCACTTCACATGTCAAGGCCCCGTGGATTTAGATACAAGAGTGGACAATACATTTTTGTTAATTGCGATGTTGTGTCGCCATTTGAATG GCACCCATTTTCCATTACTTCTGCACCGGGAGATGACTATGTGAGTGTTCATATTAGGACACTTGGTGACTGGACGGGACAACTCAGGACTGTATTTTCAAAA GTGTGTAAACAACCTACTAATGGCAAAAGTGGCCTCCTTAGAGCCGATTGCTTGCAAGGAAACAACAACCCAGA ATTCCCAAGAGTGCTAATCGATGGGCCATATGGAGCACCAGCACAAGACTACAAGAAATATGAAGTGGTTTTGTTAGTGGGTTTGGGGATTGGAGCAACCCCCATGATCAGCATTGTCAAGGACATTGTACACAACATCAGATCCATGGCGGAGGATGAAGATGAAGAACTGAGCAGTGCCCTGGAAAATGGGGTTGccataaataataaaacgagTTCTCGATCTCCACCAAATCCAAAAACAAGAGAAAACTTCAAGACAAAGAGGGCTTACTTTTATTGGGTAACAAGGGAACAAGGCTCTTTTGATTGGTTCAAAGGCATCATGAATGAAGTAGCTGAAATGGACCATGATCATGTCATTGAGCTCCATAACTATTGCACCAGTGTTTACGAAGAAGGTGATGCTCGCTCTGCGCTCATCACCATGCTCCAGTCTCTCAACCATGCTAAAAACGGTGTCGATGTCGTCTCTGGTACACGTGTAAAATCGCATTTCGCCAAGCCAAATTGGCGCAGTGTCTACAAACACATTGCTGTTAATCACAACAACGCTCGAGTTG GTGTGTTTTATTGTGGGGCACCGGCGCTAACCAAGGTGCTAAGCCAGCTAGCTTCAGATTTCTCTCACAAGACCTCCACCAAGTTTGATTTCCATAAGGAGAATTTTTAA
- the LOC105788653 gene encoding respiratory burst oxidase homolog protein C isoform X2, producing the protein MQKMSSDDGIYHHHHSGKEVLGTDKVPHIGPLSGSLNKRAGRKGSRFNLPGSSSSKGDDYVEITLDVGDDSVAVHSLKATNGDDLQDDAELTLLAKGLEKKSSVGSSMVRNASAKIKQVGQELKRLTSLSKKPSRFDRTKSAVAHALKGLKFISKTDCGHGWVAVEKLFDEISASNNGVLPRSRFGECIGMESKEFAGQLFDALARKRNLQFDSIDKAHLKEFWDQISNQSFDARLQTFFDMVDKDADGRITEEEVKEIISLSASANKLSNIQKQAEEYAALIMEELDPDNLGFIMIHNLEMLLLQGPDQSVRGESRNLSQMLSQKLKPTYDYNPVRRFYRDTMYFLLDNWQRVWVMALWIGAMCGLFTYKYIEYRQREDVFEVMGHCVCFAKGAAETLKLNMALILLPVCRNTITWLRNKTKLGAVVPFDDNLNFHKVIAVGISIGVGIHGISHLACDFPRLLHATPDEYEPIEKYVGEQAKSYWHFVKHIEGVTGVIMVVLMAFAFTLATPMFRRGRMKLPKPLNKLTGFNAFWYSHHLFVIVYTLLIAHGIKLFLTKKWYKKTTWMYLAIPVFLYICERLTRLLRSSIEAVTIQKVAVYPGNVLALHMSRPRGFRYKSGQYIFVNCDVVSPFEWHPFSITSAPGDDYVSVHIRTLGDWTGQLRTVFSKIPKSANRWAIWSTSTRLQEI; encoded by the exons ATGCAGAAAATGAGTTCAGATGATGGAATTTATCACCATCATCATTCTGGCAAAGAGGTTTTAGGAACCGATAAAGTGCCCCATATCGGTCCATTGAGTGGCTCTTTGAACAAAAGGGCAGGGCGGAAAGGTTCCCGGTTTAACCTCCCCGGCTCAAGTTCTTCCAAAGGCGATGACTATGTTGAGATTACCCTGGACGTTGGCGATGATTCCGTGGCGGTTCACAGTCTAAAGGCAACAAATGGAGATGATTTGCAAGACGACGCTGAGCTAACTTTGCTGGCTAAAGGTCTTGAGAAGAAATCTAGCGTGGGTTCATCAATGGTGAGGAATGCTTCGGCAAAGATTAAGCAAGTGGGACAAGAATTGAAGCGCTTAACATCGTTATCCAAGAAGCCTTCTCGCTTTGATAGGACAAAGTCTGCAGTAGCTCATGCTCTAAAGGGGCTTAAGTTTATAAGCAAGACTGATTGTGGACATGGATGGGTTGCTGTGGAGAAGCTGTTTGATGAAATTTCTGCTTCTAACAATGGAGTTTTGCCTCGTTCACGATTTGGCGAATGCATAG GAATGGAGTCAAAGGAATTTGCTGGGCAGTTGTTTGATGCTCTTGCTCGAAAACGAAACCTTCAATTTGATTCCATTGATAAGGCTCACCTCAAAGAGTTTTGGGATCAGATCTCGAATCAAAGCTTCGATGCCAGGCTTCAAACTTTCTTTGACAT GGTGGATAAAGATGCAGATGGAAGAATTACTGAGGAGGAAGTTAAAGAG ATTATCAGTCTCAGTGCCTCTGCAAACAAACTCTCAAACATCCAGAAACAAGCTGAGGAATATGCAGCCTTGATTATGGAAGAATTAGACCCTGACAACCTAGGATTCATCATG ATACACAATCTGGAAATGCTCCTGTTGCAAGGACCAGACCAATCTGTAAGAGGAGAAAGCCGGAACCTTAGCCAAATGCTAAGCCAGAAGCTTAAGCCTACATATGACTACAACCCAGTGAGGAGATTCTACCGAGACACCATGTATTTCTTGCTAGATAACTGGCAGAGAGTGTGGGTGATGGCCCTCTGGATTGGGGCCATGTGTGGTCTGTTTACATACAAATATATCGAGTATCGACAGAGGGAAGATGTGTTTGAAGTAATGGGGCATTGTGTTTGCTTTGCCAAAGGTGCCGCTGAGACACTTAAATTGAACATGGCTTTGATATTGCTACCAGTCTGTCGTAACACCATAACCTGGTTAAGGAACAAGACCAAGTTAGGAGCTGTTGTTCCTTTTGATGACAACCTCAACTTCCATAAG GTAATTGCAGTTGGAATTTCAATTGGGGTTGGCATACATGGGATTTCCCATTTGGCATGTGATTTTCCCAGACTGCTTCATGCCACACCTGATGAGTATGAAccaattgaaaaatatgttggAGAACAAGCCAAGAGCTACTGGCATTTTGTGAAGCATATTGAAGGGGTAACTGGGGTTATAATGGTGGTTTTAATGGCCTTTGCTTTCACGCTCGCCACGCCTATGTTCAGGCGGGGTAGGATGAAGCTTCCAAAGCCTCTAAACAAGCTCACTGGCTTCAATGCCTTCTGGTATTCTCACCATTTATTTGTCATTGTTTATACTCTCCTCATCGCGCATGGAATCAAGCTCTTCTTGACCAAGAAATGGTACAAGAAAACA ACTTGGATGTACTTGGCAATTCCAGTTTTCCTATATATATGTGAAAGATTGACAAGATTGCTTAGATCAAGCATCGAGGCTGTTACCATACAAAAG GTTGCTGTTTATCCTGGAAATGTACTAGCACTTCACATGTCAAGGCCCCGTGGATTTAGATACAAGAGTGGACAATACATTTTTGTTAATTGCGATGTTGTGTCGCCATTTGAATG GCACCCATTTTCCATTACTTCTGCACCGGGAGATGACTATGTGAGTGTTCATATTAGGACACTTGGTGACTGGACGGGACAACTCAGGACTGTATTTTCAAAA ATTCCCAAGAGTGCTAATCGATGGGCCATATGGAGCACCAGCACAAGACTACAAGAAATATGA
- the LOC105788655 gene encoding protein FRIGIDA: MAKPSQPFLQLNSLPSINQEPLPSPLSLPPPEPLLQPLAVLKTEPEHQQQPPSPPPPPQQHGKPHFLKSMDDLASLSSAIHAFQCRFDDLTKHLDFINQAIDSKLYEPQQQKLPEIETQSPPKATETDGETEKKGPDTASPPKSSRSEIQSLCGTMCSKGLRKYIATHLSNVAKLREEVPEALKLAPEPARLVLDCIGRFFLQGIKAYDKDSPMIPARLASVLALEFFLLMMGGFHAEGKVKIAGNLKAEAENGAIAWRKRLINEGGLAKASEVDARGLLLFVAGFGIPKVFRIEDLGNLLRLCNLRAISDALKASPVLPDKMPDIIEVMAKNGMHVEAVDVASIFGLEDKCSLKKILTIFLQESAKSFKRAKQEAQNSPFALRMANERQLDALKSVVRYSEDCSSDVAKFLGSWQIEEKIVKLEEENAELHKRIEERKMIPKRKLDEMGSSSRVKSQEMKRSRFATIGSPLPNSSHVNGLHEQLATSLTEGMRLYESAISGRVATSYPAASAVPHGLTVGSLPRNGVAQMVGINGVGSSSMMTSIGAISRSSYSRAHGEIEFNKAEQTISSALPYGGRRQHSGGQSATSMRFASLYGSSASIEGFVGLPDTTDRTSADLYRFADSIGENEPYSSNSHRSSTLPNVAPVHQSSYMY, from the exons ATGGCCAAGCCTTCCCAGCCTTTCCTCCAACTCAATTCCCTCCCCTCCATCAACCAAGAACCTCTTCCATCGCCGCTGTCCCTACCACCGCCGGAACCCCTTCTTCAACCGTTAGCGGTTCTCAAAACCGAACCGGAACATCAACAACAACCGccatcaccaccaccaccaccgcaGCAACATGGGAAACCCCATTTCTTGAAATCCATGGACGACCTTGCCTCCCTCTCCTCCGCAATCCACGCTTTCCAATGCAGATTCGACGACTTAACCAAACACCTCGATTTCATCAACCAAGCCATCGACTCCAAATTGTATGAACCGCAACAACAAAAACTCCCAGAAATTGAAACCCAATCCCCGCCCAAAGCAACGGAGACTGATGGTGAAACGGAGAAAAAAGGACCCGACACAGCTTCTCCTCCGAAATCCTCGCGTTCTGAAATTCAAAGCCTCTGCGGGACGATGTGTAGTAAAGGACTTCGCAAATACATTGCCACCCATTTATCGAACGTTGCTAAGCTTCGAGAAGAAGTTCCTGAGGCTCTAAAGCTTGCCCCAGAACCCGCCAGATTGGTTCTTGATTGCATTGGGAGGTTCTTTCTACAAGGAATAAAGGCTTATGATAAGGACTCGCCCATGATTCCGGCAAGGCTAGCTTCGGTTTTGGCTTTGGAGTTTTTCCTTTTGATGATGGGAGGGTTTCACGCTGAAGGTAAGGTTAAGATTGCGGGAAACCTTAAGGCAGAAGCGGAGAATGGAGCCATTGCGTGGCGAAAGAGGTTGATTAATGAGGGTGGATTGGCTAAGGCCAGTGAAGTTGATGCTAGGGGCTTGTTGCTTTTCGTTGCTGGTTTTGGGATTCCAAAAGTGTTTCGGATTGAGGACTTGGGGAATTTGCTGCGCTTGTGTAATCTCAGGGCTATTTCGGATGCCTTAAAGGCCTCTCCCGTACTCCCTGATAAAATGCCTG ATATCATAGAGGTTATGGCGAAGAATGGAATGCATGTTGAAGCTGTTGATGTTGCTTCCATCTTTGGGCTTGAGGATAAATGCTCccttaagaaaattttgactATATTCTTGCAAGAGTCTGCAAAATCATTCAAGAGGGCAAAGCAGGAAGCACAAAATTCTCCCTTTGCACTG AGAATGGCTAATGAAAGACAATTAGATGCTTTGAAATCCGTAGTCCGATATTCAGAAGATTGCAGTAGTGATGTAGCAAAGTTTCTTGGTTCGTGGCAAATTGAAGAGAAGATAGTCAAGTTGGAAGAAGAAAATGCTGAACTGCATAAAAGGATAGAGGAAAGGAAAATGATACCAAAGAGAAAACTGGATGAAATGGGGTCCTCGAGTAGGGTTAAGAGTCAAGAAATGAAACGTTCACGGTTTGCCACCATAGGGTCACCCTTGCCTAATTCTTCTCATGTCAATGGGTTGCATGAGCAACTTGCTACTAGTCTCACTGAAGGCATGAGGTTGTACGAAAGTGCTATTTCTGGTCGTGTCGCCACTAGTTATCCTGCTGCATCAGCTGTACCACATGGACTAACTGTTGGTTCTTTACCTCGAAATGGAGTTGCCCAGATGGTAGGAATAAATGGTGTTGGAAGCAGCAGTATGATGACGAGCATAGGTGCCATCTCAAGAAGTTCTTATTCCAGGGCTCATGGGGAGATTGAATTCAATAAGGCTGAGCAAACGATTAGTAGTGCTCTGCCATATGGAGGACGGCGACAACACTCAGGTGGGCAATCCGCCACATCCATGAGATTCGCTAGTTTATACGGGTCATCAGCATCTATAGAAGGCTTTGTTGGTTTGCCCGATACTACTGACAGGACATCAGCAGATCTATATCGGTTTGCTGATTCTATAGGGGAAAATGAGCCTTACAGCAGTAACTCTCACCGGTCTAGCACATTGCCAAATGTTGCGCCTGTCCATCAGTCATCCTATATGTATTAG
- the LOC105788656 gene encoding uncharacterized protein LOC105788656: MENNMSCRNSSSSSYQTPKRGQQIENQTLENENHGVELENNVESETSKRGSIMTRLRSGAISQVKYSCPRISGEKPSRTMKEKRKKKERADIVLDKLLQRRTCPVKPCNSYVFFVMASWDSVQSSSFGDASKRLSQKWCKLPRQHKKIYEDIALKDSARYKRQCMLLNCNDQDVLKA, from the exons ATGGAGAATAACATGTCTTGCCGGAATTCAAGTTCCTCTTCCTATCAAACTCCCAAAAGAGGTCAACAAATAGAAAATCAGACTCTAGAGAATGAGAACCATGGGGTTGAACTTGAAAATAACGTAGAGTCAGAGACAAGTAAGAGAGGGAGTATAATGACAAGGCTAAGGAGTGGGGCGATATCTCAGGTGAAGTACAGTTGCCCTCGGATTTCTGGTGAGAAACCTAGTAGGACAATgaaagagaagaggaaaaagaaggaaagggCAGACATTGTGCTCGACAAATTGCTTCAAAGGCGTACTTGTCCTGTTAAGCCATGCAATTCCTATGTATTCTTTGTAATGGCCAGTTGGGATTCGGTTCAATCTTCTTCTTTCGGTGACGCAAGCAAAAGACTGAGCCAGAAATGGTGCAAACTTCCCCGTCAGCACAAGAAG ATATACGAGGACATAGCTCTAAAAGATAGCGCAAGGTATAAGAGACAGTGCATGCTTTTGAATTGCAATGACCAGGACGTGCTCAAGGCATAA